The genome window CGTAATTTTGGCATTTTACATCAATCCACCTTTTCGAAGCCCTCCTTTCTAACCAATAAAAAAgaagtaaaataaaatcaaattggGCTGCAGTATTACTTCCATAGACTTGCATCAGAAGATATTAAGAAGGTCTAAGGTCTAATTTCAAAGACCATTTAACGAATCTATCTTTGACAAGATCAAAGCAACAAGACAGCCCGGATCCGACGAAAATAGAAACACAAAGCTTTACAAAATCCAATCCCAGGCATAACAAAGCAGCAGCAGAAGAAGAACTTTCATATGAACAAAATGCATGAGATTTAACATTTGACTTGGGAAATTTTCCTGTGAGTACAACAATATGACTTAAATATGACTAAAATATGCATGAATCTTGCCCAAATATTATGCGGACCTCGCCGATCCTACATAACACGCGAGTATACAGGGCTACAAAACTCTATGACAACTTGACGTATGATGTAACAATGCAATTATGCAATAAGGACTTTCAGACACCAAATTCCGGTGAAGAACGGAGAAGGCCAAAGATCCAGACACTTTACAGAACTGCTGCTCAAAACCTTTACCACCATCGACTTCAGACGGAACAGCTATTCTCCCGGCATACAGAAGACAGCAGCGGTGGGGGCATGATGGGGTAACTTTTTATATCTCATTTCTCCGATACCATTGGACCAGTTTCTGTTTTCTATTCATCTTTTTCTGCCAAGATAGCAGAGACACAGAAGTCATCACCGCCAACTTCCTCCGATGCAatgcaagcaaaatataattaaaaaataagacGAAAAAACTGACTCCCCGATGCTGATTTGGTATACTGACTGCCATTGACGCAAACGTATCAGCCCAAAAATGGTGATGACCTGACTCTCATGATATGCAATCCCAGACCCCGACTCATGACACCCAAATGCATGTACGAACGAGAATATGCTAAGCAGCAGTCGCCTCAAAAGTTAGTTGCCCGACTGATAGCGATCTTAACCCATTCTGCAGATTCCTTTATCGAAGGATCATCTGACATAAGACATTCATTTAGGAACTCTTTGGCTGACATAGATTGCAGAATTAGCGGACCGACAGCACTACCCAGCGTATCAGCGAGATCTCCAAGTAGCCCAATGGCAGTCTTTATCACCAGATCATCCCTgaaaaagcaaacaaaaaatCCAGAAATAAATACCAGAAACTAATATGAGgcggaagcaaaagaaaacaattatAAACGAAAGGTTCCAGAAGGTCTTACATGTCCTTCTCTATGTATAAACTATCCAAGAACTGGAGAACATGAGGTGCATACGGCATCAACAATTGGGTCTTTGGGGAGCCCTTAAATCCTTGCAAGATACCAGAGTACGCCTCCATAATTCCATTTCTCAATGTATTTGTGTACTCTATCATATCATCATCGACACCTGATGTATGGGCAGATAGCTCTGCGGCACTCTGAAGCATGGGCATAGCATACATCAAATACTTCTCAAAATTCTCCCCAATTGCCAAAGCTAGGTCACCAAAGCATGAAAATATGGGAGGTTTCACTGATCGGTGCAACTGGTTGCTGGACAAATCCTTGAGGAGCTGGGTCATTATCCCATCACAATAAGGTAATACTTTATCCTCCAAAGCCCTGCATACATCCCCCACCACACCAACGGTGATGGCGCAAACCTGATAGTCCTCAAAATTCTGGAGACCCATTTCCAAATATTTATAAAACTCGGTCATGTACTTGGCAAAATCAGAGCCTGTTGAGTAGACAAGAGCTCCAATGGCAAGCATGGCCTCCTCATGAGCTGTCGCACTTTTACTGGCAAATACTCTCAAGAACAGACCCATCAACTGGTCAGCATACTGCATGAAGACATATTTTGTTGGTTCAGATGACCCTAGCTTCTGTATGATGACCTGCAAGCAACCGCAAAGAAGGCCTTGTAATTCATTCTGCTTCTCCCTCTCATCAGCTGAAAGCTTTTGCGCCTCAAGAGTCTGGTGGAGTTCCATCATTATGACAGGAACTAATTGCATCACCAATGGAGCAGTCTCATCAGTGGAACATCTTACAACTTCATTCAGAGCCTCATAAGCTGCAGTTCGCAAGCGGGATTCGCCAGCATCTTCTCGATGAGTAACATCCAGAAGGGCCTGGGCTATCTCCTGGAAAAAGGAAGTCAGAGGGGAGGAGGAAGGTTCTGCATCCTCAAAACCCTGGGCCAGAAAATAGAGTGCACCACAAGCTTTCTCAGCCACATTTGGAACATCCTTCATGCTCTGAAGAAGAACTGTGATAATCTGTTGGCAATTCGCTTGGGTTATTATGGGTGTCTCCAAAGTTGACCCAtgaagaaattcaaaaattcttcCAAGAGTCCAACCAGTAGTGTCCTTCACATGGTTATTTGGATCATTCGTCAAAGCATTTAGCATGAAACTCAGAGCAACATTGACAAGAGGCATGAGCTTGTCAGGGGATGGACCTTCCAAAATTGAACCAAATGCGTAAGTGGCTGCCTCCCTCTGCCTCCAATCTGGCTTTGTAATATTCTCCTCAATAAATGGCATTACAAGTGGAACAACATCATCTCCAACTGTCCGTGCTACCAAGCCCAAGCAAGTTCCACCAGCCATTGCAACATTCCAGGCCACTTCATCCTGATCCTGATCCTCTTCTTGCTTAAGAAGAGTCTCCAATAATAAAGGAATTAAGGCAGGAAGTGCTTGCTTGATAAAGTAAAAGCATGGAATAGAAGAATCCCCAGTAAAATCACCCCCATATTCTTCTAATATGTCAATCTCCTCGTCGCAGATTGAACTCCAAAACTCAATGGCTTGAAGTGCAACAGGTTCCTCATCTTCCTTCACAGCCTTAGCAGTGATGCTAAATATATCTTGGATGTACGGAGCCAACTTCTCATAATAGGTTGAAGATATAGAAACCAAACACTCGAAGGCTGCCTGTCGAATCTTCACTTCAGGGGAAAGAGTAGCCTCACATACAACTCTTACTATGTAGTCACGCTCCATATCATTGGAGAAATTTGCCTGAGCAAAACCCAAAGCGTTATGCAAAGCTCTAGTGGCAGCAAGCCTGACATCATTGTTAGTCTCGGTAGAGTTCATGCCCTGAACTACAGCAGTAAGCATTTTATTCACTTGCTCTTGCTCTATAACATCTGGGGATACTTCCTCGCATATGTACCCAAGAGTTTCAAGAGTTGCCTGTCTGGTATGAGCTGGAAGTTGATTATTATTTGACAATAGAGCTTCTATCAGTTCAGGCCACTGTTTGAGTGGCAACTCAATCCCGGCAAGCTTTGCAACAACTTGAGATGCAGTTGACCGAGCATCATGGGCAGGAGAAGAAAGGGTCTTTAACAAACAAGCTCTGATCTGGGCCTTCACAGATGGGTCTAAGGACAACCATCTTTGTCCGAGCTCAAACTTCCTATGTTGTTCTTTGGCATCCAAAGCATTCTTGAGGATCAAGCCCGCTAGTTTACGACTCTCAACAGGCTTCTCATCATTGGCCAATTCTCCAGCAAGAGAGAGCAAGAAACTTGGAAGATTTTGTTCTTGAAACTGTCTGAGGCTATCTTCTGCATGCTTGCGTACATTCCCATCAACTGCTTGTGCATTTAAAAGTATTTGGGTAACTTCCATCGCCATTTGAATCTGTAATCAATAATCCAATCAAATTATTAATGACACCAAAACAAATTGTAATCATATATGCACCACGTAGAACTAAACTTTGTTAAGTTCTATAAATATATCTTATAAATCACGTTTAGGGAGAAGGCATATGCTGCTATGCCCTAACCAAGTAGCACTGAACATTATGGAACTCTTTACATAAACCATTTTTGTTATCCAACGAAGAAAAGGCATTTCAGGCAAATGAAATAAACCTTGAATCAACCAACAAATCATCTTGTCTATGATTCAACTAGCAGTTCAAATCATACAATTAGTACAAATATCAAACGCATAGAGGTATCAGGACAACTCAGAGGAACAGAGCTTTAAGAGAGAGGGTATCAGGACATTCGGCACACAACTCAGTGATAGAAAGTAATCCTGATAATCCAAAATATATCACAGAGTATCCCCAGCTTATTTATCAGAACTATTACCGAGTGACAGACAATAATCCTATGCATCCATTAATCACCCCTACTCACAACACCCAAGTAAAAATTTGAACGCATTCCATATTACAacaaaattaggaaaaaaaatcactcacgacaattagaagaaaaaaacctCCTTTACTAATCCAcataaaaccctagttttgaTAACCGAAACTAGCAACTTATCAAGCATATAATTCTCCTTGTTATCTATTCCCAAAACGCTTCCCAACTTAGCAACACGAAACTAGTAAAGCAGTCTACAGTGTACATAATTTGAATTGATCAGACACAAACAGCCTAATTCTAAGATCAAAATTAACAGAACAAGCAGAAAACAATTGCAAATCTCGGATCAAAGATTTCATATCTGAGCGAGAAAACTGTAATCACTAATCAGAAAACACAAAAATGCAAATAAACATTACACAAAAGAGAGGATCGAAATTCAAACTTACTAACCCCCTTCACTAAACCTCATAAAAACCTAGTTTCGCTAGCCGAAAcgaaaacacaaccaaaaacttatCAAGCATAACATTTCTCTTTGTTAACTATTCCGAAAAAGCTTCCCAACTGAGCGGAAACGAAAAAGTAATAGCATCATACGGTGCACACTGAGCACGGATAActttcaaaaccctaaaaacaatCGGATATTCAAAATTATGGACTCCTCCACTTTTCCCCAAACAACATTTGAATTTCAATAACAAAAAAGTTACAAAATTACTGATTGATTCTAATACAAAGAATTAACAGAATAAGCAAACAACTAATCCAAATCTCGGATCAAAGATTTCAGATCACAGCGAGAAAACTGGAATCGGAAAACGCAGAAGTGCCACTAAATGTACACAAAAATGGAGGATCGAAATTCGAACTTACTCCGAGTTGGTGGGTGGACTCGGTGAGAGAGCGATCAAGTGATCAATCCGAGTCGAAGACCGAGTTGACGGAAGAAGAAGACGGAGGAGGAGAGCAGAAGCGCGGCGactctgaaaaccctagcagaGTGTGGGAACAAAAGCAAATATGCCAATATTGTAAAAGCTGGGATTTGCGAAAAACAACGATATCTTGTTTTTATGATTTCTCCAGGGTTTCCACGCGGGGTCTTCGGCGAGTGTGAGCGTCTGGTTTAAGAAGGAGGGAGAAGGGGATTGGAGGCGAGGCGGTTTGGTGGGGCCACGGGTTTTGGCGAGGATGGGCTTGGGCTGGCCGTGGTTTGATTGGGCGTGGTTCGTACGTTATTGTGGGACGTGTGGGATTGGTTGTCACTGTATTATTTAGCACCGTTATTATTACagttgtttatttaattttgtatgGGGTTTGATCCGCTGAAAGGCGCTAATGAAAGGCGCTAATCAGTGTTTgctaaaaaaattcattttgtatgtttcaaaaaaaaaaaaaaatcattttgtaATTTACATGTTGTATTCTCAAATTTGTGTTCAACtgcaatttattcattgtatttaaacatgagaaatgctaaggagtaATGGGACTCTCTCTGTCACCTACCATTTAAACGTCAATTCTCATGCTAATCAGTTTTTTAGGCTTTCATTGTGCCAAGATGTGAATGTTTTCAATGATGACTTTCGACTTCCACGGAGTCACTCATTGCACAACAATAATATCAATGACGGACTTAGAGTCATTCTCCACTTGCACTTCTTCGTAATTTCATTTATCAGCAAAGTTTTTAAAATGTTACCTCGTGTTTAGTTTTTGTCTTTGAACTCTTCATATTCGTTTCTCTCATTCTCTAACTTAACTTATACATTGCATGAATGATCCTTCCGCCaaatttgtcttcttttccttcAAACTTAAGGGTATAGTGGTCtattcataaaaaaaacaatctaatttatttaaaattgagaaGAGCTTGGCTCATTAAAAAGTTAAGGATGAGTTCCTCATCAAAACACTTCGTGGTCTACTCACAGAATTTCGTACTTATGCTCAAAAtagttcatattataaattattaggTAAAGATTATCTCTATAAAATACCAATTAAAactagagtaaattgtagcaatggtccctcaactaaaaatctattaccattggtccctcaactttaactcaattggagcaatggtcccttaactttaactcaattataGTAATGgttcttccaacataactcattttgacaaaattctgacgaagttgacgaaaatgatcatagctacacgttttgatgagttgagggaccccaaTTGTCGCAATGGTCCTTTCAACacaacttattttgacaaaattctaacgaagttgacgaaaatgaccatagctacgcATTTtcatgagttgagggaccaatggtaattgatttttaattgatggaccattgctccaatttgattaaagttgagggaccattgctacaatttactcttaaaacTAAGACTGTTTAGTCAACTCTTAGGAAATTACAACTATAAGCACAAAATTCTGTGAATAGGTCACAAGATATTTTAAGGAGTTTCTCCTCAATCCTTGAGGAGTCAAgtctttctctttgaaaaattcactttttttttttatgaaatttctaTTTTATCTCTCAACTTAATGGAAAAGGTGATAGAGTTAACATAAAGGACTACTATTTAAAAAATGATATAATTCGAGGATGGGTGAGAAATTACTAGTAAAGTTCAAGGACGAAAACTAAACTCGTAGCATAGTTCAAGGACCTCTACTACAATTTAGCCTAACTTAGAGACAAAAGCCTCTACTAATCGCATATGCAACAAAGTTTTTCAAGCTTTCATTGTGCCAAGATGTGAATGTCTTCAATGATGTTTCGACCTCCATGGAGTTACACATCGCAGATAAAAATATCTATGACAAATTTAGAGTCGCCCTCCACTTGcacattttctaatttttttttatcaacgaAGTTCTAGACATCTCATAACGTCGCAAATTTCAACGGAAATAATAGATCCACTGACATTCCTAACATAGGCTAAAATATAACTCTCATCATGAATAATAAAATCCTGCATACTGTTGATTCATTACTGACAGGTCAAACTTTATTTTGATCATATTTGAGGAAAGTAAGATCCATTTAATACTTTGAGCATATCTTCCAGGGACAGAACTTGGCAGTTGAAAAAATCAACAGCAGCTCCTGCTGCTAGTAAATCACAGATAGATACGTGTCCAATATGtaatttaaaaatcaattacTTAGACACGTGTTCATCTGTAATTGGTTAGCCACAGGAGCTGCTGCTGATTTTTCAGCAGCCAAGTTGTGTTCATCTTCTAGCACTAAATTATGAATTAGAAGCAACACATTTGCCTCAAAGAACTCTTTGCAAGACGAGTtggtaaaagaagaaaaaatagcaATCGAATTATTATAATGAGTAACTAGATTAGGTTCACACactatgtgtgtgtataaacataaaatttttaaaaagaaaaaaaaatatatggaaaagtgagaaattaaaaaaaaaaaagggagagatagagaaagagattgagaaaatgtggttttaaaaaaaaaaaaaaattaaagatgcTATGATGACATGTGGGTGATGTtataaacaatgaaatttgGTTTGTGCAAAATTACACTACTATCCATGATTTTATTGTGTGATAGAAGATCAAATTatattttcactctttttttgttgacaaataaaattttgttaatAGATCGTTTAGATATTAACATTCAAATGACTAAGAAAAAACATAATTCTACTCACACTTGGCAAaattcccccaaaataaacaaATGTTGTATAGTTTCGGGAACACAAAAAGCACATAAAATCAGCATTATAAATACAATTAACAACTTTTAATTTTGTTCACTGGGTTGATATGTGCTTAATAAGCTACATTAGGGAATCTGTTACTATTGGTGACTAGCTAGTCTTTTTAGGATACACACACTCAAGTAGCGTGCATTTAGGCATTACTTTTTTGGAAGAATAGTTAAGGGCAATCGTATGATCATGAATTTTTAAGCCTTAACGCGTATAATTTAGAGTGATCAGAATGCCATAAGTGTGTATGCAAAACCAAACTAAGGCTCACTAAATCGTACAGTTCGGACTTGGGTGGTTCAACGTGCAATAGAGTGGTAAACATGACCAATTCCATGAAGGGGTTGCTTGTCTCCCAAGCATAGGAAACATGTTCGGGCTTTGATTAGGAAGAAGTCATGAATATCTTTGGATATGTATAATTGTAAAACTAACAAATTTGATATTTTATCAGCCCTTGATTGCATGAAAatattcaccatgatgcatgaacacAGTCAACTATTAGTGTTTTAGAAGAACTTGATTGGCTAAAAACGAAATAAAGCCTTTGAATGCAATTTGTACAAGATCGTTATCAGAAATCCGGAATTTCATCGAAAATAACAAATTGAACCAATAGCAagtatattaattaaataaataaaaagttaatCATAAGAAGAATGATTGAAACCTAATATTCCCATGATTGAAGATAGACAAACTCTCCTAAAACGCAACGTTATAAGCatgctgataatgtgttgtaggcctatttaactAAAGAATTATAGAGAGGGTGAGAGGGACGGCAAGCAGAGAGAAATTGAGAACTGGGTGAATTTTGTAGCAATTTGATgttcaaaataaattatatagCTTAATGTGATATGAGTATAATTGAATTTATCGCACTATGGTTGAATTTTAACTaattgtgcctttatttgtaGTAATGAGGAAGGAAGAATCATTGTCTTTCAAGTAATATATCACAATCAATAAAACTATCTAAAAGATATTGTAGAATCCAATAGAAtttactaggatttacacaatcatattcccAACTAAATTAGGaatacaacaattttttttttttatatctcaTATTTTCACCCATAGattattaggaaaactaatgaaaaatgtttgaatgtaacatcccacattgaccaAAGGAGAgtgggtgatgtgccttatatgtacatgcccacctcctatagcacgagaccttttgagaactcactggctttgggtttcatcggaactccgaagttaagcaagttcgggcGAAAATATTCCTAGgatgagtgacccactgggaagttgctcgtgagttcccaaaaacaaaaccatgagggcatgacccaaaatggacaatatcgtgttacggcggaGCAGGTCTGGGATGTGATataatggtatcaaagccactcTACCGTGTGGTACgagtgtgccaacgaggacgtcgggcccctaaggggggtggattgtaacatcccacatcgaccaacggagagggggtgatgtgccttatacgTACATACACACCTTCTATAGCACGAGACTTTTTGAGAACTCattggtttcgggttccatcggaacttcgaagttaagcgagttcgggcgagagcattcctaggatgggtgacccactaggaagttgcttgtgagttcccaaaaacaaaaaaccgtgagggcatcaccgaaagcgaacaatatcgtgctacggtggagccggtctgggatgtgacattgaaaactttgagttttaacgaaaatgacaaaataaagggtgaagtgaatagtaccaggattgactttttaatgtaaaattgtggcttttcgttaaagtgaacagtactagaagtttttcgttaaatttcTCATTATTATTCTAGAATACTACAAtaaatagagatacaattaccGTACATAGATAGGAATGTATCAAAGGATAATTCTAAAATACTACTATAGAATCTGTATAAAATCAAAATTGGTGATgggtacaaaaaaaaatcaaaactggGAAGTTGGTGTGAAATTATAAAATGAAATTTGGTTAGTAACATATgtggaataaataaaattaaaattgaaatttactaaaaaaaagttGGGAAGTTGGTGTAAAAATTCAATCTATACTAAAGCTGAAAACAAACTGTTTTACTGTTCATAAGAACAGTGTAATTTCGAAAATGCCCCTGCCTTAATTGTGTAATTTCAATATATTACTCCGATGTAAATCTAATTGAATCTGGACCGTCCATTTATTTGGGGCACTGTGATAAGAAATCAGTCCGtccatttttatcttctttttcctcttaAGTGAACGTCATTctttctctcgctctctcttcCCACCCAGCACCCACGAACCCAGAAACACCGAAAACCATCACCAGTCTCATCCTTCAGTTCTCAATTGGATTCCACAGTGTAAACCCAGAAACTAAAGGTAAGaaaattcaattttgttttcgGTTTCTTATTTACTTTCAATGTTACTTTCTTATTAGATTATTATTTTTGATAAACCCACTTAGAATCTGATTTGGGGTTTCCTTGGATTCTAAAGTAAAAACCTTGAAACTTAAAGGTAGgaaatttcaatttatttatttactgtGTTGATATCTGATTAATACTATTTTTCTTAAACCCACTTAGAATCTGATATGGGTTTTGCTTAAATTCATCTTggggttttttaattttaagttttataattTTCTGGTGCACCTCTGTTTAAATATTCAGATAAATTTAACGTGATGGGTTGGCGAATGGGAAGTAGAAACCAAGAGGGGTTTCCAAAACCCCATctttaaaagaaagaaggagatCGAGATCGTTCTGACGTTTAGACATGgtttcgctctctctctctctctctctctctctctctctccctccctccctccctcttctGCATCTGTGATTTTTGTTACAGTCTTTGCTTGCAGCAATCGAGGCAGGTGGAGGGTTGGTGAGGTGAGGCGGTGCTCCTTCTGCAGTCGGAGGTTGAGAGCTCCCTTGATATCAATCTCCCTTAAAACGTGGCAGCACCACGCCATATCTTTTTAAACGTGGCAGCAATTCTAGAGGAGACCTAATTAAACACACGCAAGACTGGAGTGTTCGAGAGGCATCTAACATCAACACGTGGATACCAATGGCATCTacgaaataacaaaaaataaggaAGGGTAAACCCACTTAGAATCTGATATGGGTTTTGCTTAAATCCATCTTGGGGTTTTTTACTCTCTGGGACATATTTTCTCACGTATATATGCCTTACTTTTTACACGTTTACAACAGTTTTGAAACCCGCAGCATCGCGCGGGCTTCAATGCTTGTAACAACTAtttgtgaaaattttgatgattaaagttttagtttttaaatactTATCGTGTTGGATGAATATTACTCGCAATCTACGTAGTAATAACGTCCAATGTGTGCATGAATAATCTATCAATTTCATGCACATGCAACATGCAAATTATAGCCTATACTCACTATATATTCGGAGCCTTGGCCTTCTAAAAATGCATAtaattcacattttttttttagtgaaaatgaagctttttcatactttttctttctttcttgaatTGTATTTAACCAACCTATAGAGTACATCGTATGAGTCATATGacatatatatgcataaatTTTTTCTCTgaagaaaaaactgaaaacctaGGCTGAGGTATTTTGCCAatactatatatttttaagAGAGACATAAACAAACATTTGAGAGATCAATTCAATTCTACTCAAATCACATTAAgctaaataatttatttttaaacatcAAATTGGTAAATGATTTGAAGACTCTCAGTCTTTATTTTTCACATATGGTTGATGCATCTATGTTTGTTCAATTTTTATCTAtacatatgaaaaaaaaaaaattcacatgcAAAGCATGTGTGAAAGTTTCGAGTATCATTAATGATATCATCGACCATGGATGGAGCTAATGAAAGCTTATTGGGGCAAAAGCGCCCCCACTCATGTAATTCATTGTTAAGTTGCAGACTGCATATTTGAAGAAAGTATATGTATCTAATATCAAGCATGCCCTCATATCAAATATTATACGAGAAAAAGTGCTCTTCTTCTATTATACCAACAGAAAAACCCATTTCCTGCCTCTCATGCATTAATATTTTCTCTTGACTTTGCCACTTTCCATCACTATACAAAAATTTTGTAGCACTGATTCTTGATATATCATCATTTAAAACCATTCACATTATCATATGGGCATAAGCCATACCATAGTAAGGTTTTTTAGTTGTTTTTCAGGTTGCCTCCATTAGAAGAAATTTTTAACTATGTCCCTATCATCGATCCTTCAACTTTTTAACAAAGTGATTCGTCCATCCAAACGTACGTAAACCTAATTTTATCGAGTAAATCAATCGGCCTTGAAAGCTGATTGGTCCCGTTAGCGCAAAATGACATCTAAATTTAATGCACAATGTCTAATGTAGTGTGATAAAACAAATTCCAAACATGAGATTAAATATAACTAAGCTCTCTAAAAAAACCCTAGAACTATTACCTAAATTTGAAGGATGAGCAAACAATA of Malus sylvestris chromosome 6, drMalSylv7.2, whole genome shotgun sequence contains these proteins:
- the LOC126625894 gene encoding importin subunit beta-1-like, giving the protein MAMEVTQILLNAQAVDGNVRKHAEDSLRQFQEQNLPSFLLSLAGELANDEKPVESRKLAGLILKNALDAKEQHRKFELGQRWLSLDPSVKAQIRACLLKTLSSPAHDARSTASQVVAKLAGIELPLKQWPELIEALLSNNNQLPAHTRQATLETLGYICEEVSPDVIEQEQVNKMLTAVVQGMNSTETNNDVRLAATRALHNALGFAQANFSNDMERDYIVRVVCEATLSPEVKIRQAAFECLVSISSTYYEKLAPYIQDIFSITAKAVKEDEEPVALQAIEFWSSICDEEIDILEEYGGDFTGDSSIPCFYFIKQALPALIPLLLETLLKQEEDQDQDEVAWNVAMAGGTCLGLVARTVGDDVVPLVMPFIEENITKPDWRQREAATYAFGSILEGPSPDKLMPLVNVALSFMLNALTNDPNNHVKDTTGWTLGRIFEFLHGSTLETPIITQANCQQIITVLLQSMKDVPNVAEKACGALYFLAQGFEDAEPSSSPLTSFFQEIAQALLDVTHREDAGESRLRTAAYEALNEVVRCSTDETAPLVMQLVPVIMMELHQTLEAQKLSADEREKQNELQGLLCGCLQVIIQKLGSSEPTKYVFMQYADQLMGLFLRVFASKSATAHEEAMLAIGALVYSTGSDFAKYMTEFYKYLEMGLQNFEDYQVCAITVGVVGDVCRALEDKVLPYCDGIMTQLLKDLSSNQLHRSVKPPIFSCFGDLALAIGENFEKYLMYAMPMLQSAAELSAHTSGVDDDMIEYTNTLRNGIMEAYSGILQGFKGSPKTQLLMPYAPHVLQFLDSLYIEKDMDDLVIKTAIGLLGDLADTLGSAVGPLILQSMSAKEFLNECLMSDDPSIKESAEWVKIAISRATNF